In Microcoleus sp. FACHB-831, the following proteins share a genomic window:
- a CDS encoding RNA polymerase sigma factor SigF yields the protein MSTNVSNQLKHESWQLLREYQQSPSADVRNRLVQINFGLVRKEAHHWVNQCTESYEDLLQVGSIGLIRAIERFEITKGTAFSSFAIPYIRGEIQHYLRDKSCSVRIPRQWQTLQRQAVEFTHDLRLQFNRNPTDAELAKALDISESQWQEIKLAYQNREPLSLDVPVSEGEEGTTSLSEIVPDNRYRSFQLAQEDQIRLQQALVQLEQRTREILEYVFLHDLTQKEVAQQLDISVVTVSRRVKKGLESLKQLMVGAEN from the coding sequence ATGTCTACCAACGTCTCCAACCAACTGAAGCATGAAAGCTGGCAACTATTGCGAGAATATCAGCAATCGCCTTCGGCAGATGTCCGTAATCGTTTGGTACAAATTAACTTCGGATTGGTTAGAAAAGAAGCGCATCACTGGGTCAACCAATGTACCGAAAGCTACGAAGACTTGCTGCAAGTTGGCTCTATCGGCTTAATTAGAGCAATTGAACGTTTCGAGATAACGAAGGGAACTGCATTTAGTTCCTTCGCCATTCCTTACATTAGGGGTGAAATTCAGCATTATCTACGCGATAAGAGCTGCTCTGTCCGCATTCCTCGTCAATGGCAGACCCTACAACGACAAGCTGTGGAATTTACTCACGATTTACGGTTGCAATTCAACCGCAACCCGACCGATGCAGAGCTAGCTAAGGCTCTAGATATTTCCGAATCGCAATGGCAGGAAATTAAACTAGCTTATCAAAATCGTGAGCCTCTAAGCTTAGACGTGCCAGTAAGTGAGGGAGAGGAAGGCACCACTTCGTTAAGCGAAATCGTACCAGATAACCGTTATCGTAGTTTCCAGTTAGCCCAAGAAGATCAAATTCGCCTGCAACAGGCTCTAGTGCAGCTAGAACAGCGAACCAGAGAAATTTTAGAGTATGTTTTTCTACACGACCTAACACAAAAGGAAGTTGCACAGCAGTTAGATATCAGTGTCGTCACAGTCTCGCGTCGCGTCAAAAAAGGGCTGGAATCCCTCAAGCAGCTAATGGTAGGCGCTGAAAATTAA
- a CDS encoding photosystem II manganese-stabilizing polypeptide, giving the protein MRYRALIVAFLALCLGVLTACSDGPANATSAPLSYDQIKGTGLANNCPSLSETTRGSIPLDSNQSYTLKDVCFQPTTFFVKEESVNKRQAPTFVQGKLLTRYTSTLDQISGTVEIDNKKSLIFTEKDGLDFQAITVQLPGGERVPFMFTIKGLVAKSQAGMDSLNTSTDFEGDFYVPSYRGAVFLDPKGRGVASGYDNAVALPAEADSEELSRANIKRAETLKGKISLQVAKVDSSTGEIAGTFESEQPSDTDLGADEPEEVKIRGIFYGRLEPAQG; this is encoded by the coding sequence ATGAGGTATCGCGCTTTAATTGTTGCATTCTTGGCCTTGTGCTTGGGGGTGCTAACCGCTTGTAGTGATGGACCCGCAAATGCCACCAGTGCCCCACTCAGCTACGACCAGATCAAAGGCACCGGACTAGCTAATAACTGCCCATCCCTATCAGAAACGACACGGGGTTCCATACCCCTAGATTCCAATCAGTCCTATACCCTGAAGGACGTGTGCTTTCAGCCGACCACCTTCTTTGTTAAAGAAGAATCGGTTAATAAACGGCAAGCGCCAACATTTGTTCAGGGCAAGTTGTTGACACGTTATACTTCCACCCTGGACCAGATCAGCGGTACTGTCGAAATCGACAATAAAAAGAGCCTGATCTTTACTGAAAAAGATGGTTTGGACTTCCAAGCCATCACCGTCCAGCTCCCTGGTGGCGAACGAGTACCTTTTATGTTCACAATCAAAGGTCTTGTTGCCAAAAGCCAGGCTGGTATGGACAGTCTCAACACTTCTACCGACTTTGAAGGAGATTTCTACGTCCCATCCTACCGGGGCGCTGTTTTCCTCGATCCTAAAGGTCGTGGTGTCGCCAGTGGCTATGACAATGCTGTAGCACTCCCCGCCGAAGCCGATAGCGAAGAGCTATCGCGTGCCAACATCAAGCGTGCTGAAACTCTAAAGGGTAAGATTTCCCTACAAGTCGCCAAGGTAGATAGTAGCACCGGGGAAATTGCAGGTACATTTGAGAGCGAACAGCCCTCAGATACCGACTTGGGCGCTGACGAGCCAGAAGAAGTCAAGATTCGGGGTATTTTCTACGGACGGCTTGAACCAGCACAAGGTTAA
- a CDS encoding phosphoglucomutase/phosphomannomutase family protein, translating into MSLASLPIKFGTDGWRGLIAADFTFDRLAVVAPLAAQVLADVYGGTAANRTIIVGYDRRFMAEEFARKTADVVCAAGFDVCLSQSYAPTPAFSWAAYEQRALGALVITASHNPGGYLGLKVKGAFGGSVGPEVTSQIEALLSQEPTLATTPGSIKQFDPWPSYCEALQAKVDIAQIRDAVTGGKLTVFADVMHGAAAGGLGQLLGVPIQEINSDRDPLFGGGAPEPLPRYLSQLFRVMRTHRRTSDAKLSVGFVFDGDSDRIAAVDGQGNFLSSQILIPILIEHLATRRKFSGEVVKTISGSDLMLHLATAYNLPVFETPVGYKYIADRMLETKSVMLGGEESGGIGYGNHIPERDGLLSALYVLEAIVQSAMDLSDSYRRLQDQTGFNSAYDRIDLHLSGMEVRSRLLEQLQNQPLTEINGRGVIDCLTIDGYKFRLEDNSWLMIRFSGTEPVLRLYCEAPTLKQVHQTLNWANEWANRF; encoded by the coding sequence ATGTCGCTTGCTTCTCTCCCGATTAAGTTTGGTACAGATGGCTGGCGAGGTCTTATTGCCGCTGATTTCACCTTCGACCGTCTGGCTGTGGTTGCACCATTGGCGGCTCAAGTCCTGGCAGATGTCTATGGTGGCACGGCGGCAAACCGCACAATAATTGTCGGTTATGACCGCCGCTTCATGGCGGAAGAGTTTGCCCGCAAGACGGCTGATGTCGTTTGCGCTGCTGGGTTTGATGTTTGTCTGAGTCAAAGCTATGCGCCTACACCCGCCTTCAGTTGGGCCGCTTATGAACAGCGTGCCTTGGGTGCTTTGGTGATTACTGCAAGTCATAATCCTGGAGGGTATTTAGGGCTAAAAGTAAAGGGTGCGTTTGGTGGCTCTGTTGGCCCTGAAGTCACTTCGCAAATTGAGGCATTGCTGAGCCAAGAACCGACGCTGGCGACAACGCCTGGAAGTATAAAGCAATTCGACCCTTGGCCAAGTTATTGCGAAGCGCTACAGGCGAAAGTTGATATAGCCCAGATTCGGGATGCCGTAACTGGGGGAAAACTTACCGTCTTTGCCGATGTGATGCATGGCGCTGCTGCGGGGGGTCTAGGTCAATTGTTGGGAGTTCCTATCCAGGAAATTAATAGCGATCGCGACCCTTTATTTGGCGGCGGTGCGCCGGAACCCCTACCCCGTTACCTTTCCCAACTGTTCCGGGTAATGCGGACTCATCGACGTACCAGTGACGCTAAGTTGTCAGTTGGATTTGTTTTTGACGGCGATAGCGATCGCATTGCTGCTGTCGATGGACAAGGCAATTTCCTCAGTTCCCAAATTTTGATCCCGATATTAATCGAACACTTAGCAACTCGCCGAAAATTTAGTGGCGAAGTTGTCAAAACTATCAGCGGTTCCGATCTAATGCTTCACCTCGCAACCGCTTACAACCTACCTGTATTTGAGACGCCAGTTGGCTATAAGTACATCGCTGACAGAATGTTAGAAACAAAGTCGGTCATGCTGGGTGGTGAGGAATCAGGAGGCATTGGCTACGGAAATCACATTCCAGAACGGGACGGACTTTTATCAGCACTTTACGTGCTAGAGGCTATCGTTCAATCTGCTATGGATTTAAGCGATTCATATCGACGGTTGCAGGATCAAACTGGATTTAATTCAGCTTATGACCGGATTGACTTGCACCTAAGTGGGATGGAAGTGCGATCGCGCTTGCTCGAACAATTGCAAAATCAGCCATTGACAGAAATCAACGGACGTGGCGTAATAGATTGCTTGACTATTGACGGCTATAAGTTCCGCTTAGAAGATAATAGCTGGCTGATGATTCGTTTTAGCGGCACGGAACCAGTTTTACGACTTTACTGCGAAGCACCTACCCTGAAGCAAGTGCATCAAACGTTAAACTGGGCGAATGAATGGGCAAACAGATTTTAG
- the rdgB gene encoding RdgB/HAM1 family non-canonical purine NTP pyrophosphatase, translating into MTLLVVATGNPGKLREMQEYLTGLDWELTLKPDELEIEETGETFSENACLKASQVAIATGEWAIADDSGLEVDALDGAPGVYSARYGKTDKERIERLLFELGNELNRQAQFVCAIALARPDGSIAAQAEGKCQGEIIHAPRGSGGFGYDPIFYVPAGQKTFAEMTAQMKRSLSHRGMAIKAIIPQLKKVRNNEL; encoded by the coding sequence ATGACATTGCTAGTCGTAGCAACAGGAAATCCAGGTAAACTGCGAGAAATGCAGGAGTATTTAACTGGATTGGACTGGGAGTTAACCCTAAAACCAGATGAACTGGAAATAGAAGAAACGGGCGAGACTTTTAGCGAAAATGCTTGTTTAAAGGCATCTCAAGTGGCGATCGCAACTGGAGAATGGGCGATCGCGGATGATTCTGGTTTGGAAGTGGATGCCTTGGATGGCGCTCCTGGCGTCTATTCAGCTCGTTACGGTAAAACTGACAAGGAGCGAATCGAAAGGTTGCTGTTTGAATTGGGCAACGAATTGAACAGACAAGCGCAGTTTGTATGCGCGATCGCTCTAGCGCGTCCTGATGGTTCAATTGCTGCACAAGCTGAGGGTAAATGTCAGGGGGAAATCATTCACGCTCCTCGCGGTAGCGGTGGATTCGGCTACGATCCTATTTTTTACGTTCCTGCGGGGCAAAAGACATTTGCCGAAATGACAGCACAAATGAAGCGATCGCTAAGTCATCGCGGGATGGCTATCAAAGCGATAATTCCCCAGCTAAAGAAAGTTAGGAATAACGAGTTATGA
- a CDS encoding P-II family nitrogen regulator: MKKVEAIIRPFKLDEVKIALVNAGIVGMTVSEVRGFGRQKGQTERYRGSEYTVEFLQKLKVEIVVEDNQVDMVVEKVIAAARTGEIGDGKIFISPIDQVVRIRTGEKDLEAV, encoded by the coding sequence TTGAAAAAGGTAGAAGCAATTATCCGGCCCTTTAAACTAGACGAAGTGAAAATCGCCTTAGTGAATGCTGGCATTGTGGGGATGACAGTTTCTGAAGTCCGCGGATTCGGGCGCCAAAAAGGTCAGACTGAACGCTATCGCGGTTCTGAGTACACCGTTGAGTTTTTGCAAAAACTTAAGGTAGAAATTGTTGTTGAGGACAACCAAGTTGATATGGTGGTTGAAAAAGTTATCGCCGCAGCCCGGACTGGAGAAATTGGGGACGGCAAAATTTTCATCAGTCCTATCGATCAGGTGGTGCGAATTCGGACAGGCGAAAAGGATCTCGAAGCTGTATAA
- the thiD gene encoding bifunctional hydroxymethylpyrimidine kinase/phosphomethylpyrimidine kinase — MTVKSPSSVPVALTIAGSDSGGGAGIQADLRTFAFHCVHGTNAITCITAQNTLGVTRVDALPPEAVIAQIEAVVSDIGVAATKTGMLLNREIIDAVAEGVEALGLKNLVVDPVMVSRTGAVLIDDDAIASLRNRLIPKANIVTPNKYEAQLLAGLQINNLDDMRAAAQCIYELGAKAVLVKGGGMEGSLRGVDIWFDGNRLETLKTDTVDTNNTHGTGCTLAAAIAANLALGKNPLDAVLHAKDYVTTALRYALHIGQGQGPVGHFFPLLQFPRN, encoded by the coding sequence ATGACAGTAAAATCCCCATCAAGCGTACCCGTTGCTTTGACCATTGCAGGTTCCGATAGCGGCGGTGGTGCTGGTATTCAAGCCGATTTACGGACATTCGCCTTTCACTGCGTTCACGGAACCAACGCTATCACCTGTATCACTGCTCAGAATACTCTAGGAGTGACGCGGGTTGACGCCCTACCGCCAGAAGCAGTTATCGCTCAAATCGAGGCTGTAGTTAGCGATATTGGCGTTGCAGCTACTAAAACTGGGATGTTGCTCAACCGAGAGATTATTGACGCCGTAGCAGAGGGGGTAGAAGCTTTAGGTCTAAAAAATTTGGTGGTTGACCCGGTAATGGTATCGCGCACGGGTGCAGTATTGATTGATGATGACGCCATAGCCTCTTTGCGGAACAGGCTGATCCCAAAAGCAAATATTGTGACGCCTAACAAGTACGAGGCGCAGCTCTTGGCGGGGTTGCAGATTAATAATCTAGATGATATGAGAGCCGCTGCCCAATGTATATATGAACTAGGGGCGAAAGCCGTCTTAGTAAAGGGAGGGGGAATGGAGGGAAGCTTGCGGGGTGTCGATATCTGGTTTGATGGAAATCGGCTGGAAACCTTAAAAACGGATACTGTGGATACCAACAACACTCACGGAACGGGTTGTACGCTTGCAGCCGCGATCGCTGCTAATCTAGCTTTGGGTAAAAACCCCCTCGATGCTGTCCTACACGCAAAAGATTACGTCACAACAGCGCTGAGGTACGCTTTACACATTGGCCAAGGCCAAGGGCCAGTGGGGCACTTTTTTCCCCTGTTGCAATTCCCACGCAACTAA
- the ftsZ gene encoding cell division protein FtsZ codes for MTLNSKLGLAHQSSQTATYAGNSLAVDNSNPFSNSGLHLNQAQDTKGTPREESRSDNIVPGSVARIKVIGVGGGGGNAVNRMIASDVSGVEFWTVNTDAQALAQSAAPKRLQMGQKLTRGLGAGGNPAIGQKAAEESRDEIAAALETSDLVFITAGMGGGTGTGAAPIVAEVAKEMGALTVGVVTRPFMFEGRRRTNQADEGIAALQSRVDTLIIIPNDKLLSVISETTPVQEAFRFADDILRQGVQGISDIITIPGLVNVDFADVRAVMADAGSALMGIGVGSGKSRAREAAVAAISSPLLESSIEGARGVVFNITGGSDLTLHEVNAAAETIYEVVDPNANIIFGAVIDDRMQGEVRITVIATGFTGEVQATPAARVAPPPKRPTTPLPPPPQSTTPTPQPTFDPNERPGLDIPEFLRGRRTPRRE; via the coding sequence ATGACGCTCAATAGTAAACTAGGGCTTGCCCATCAAAGTTCCCAAACCGCAACATATGCGGGTAATTCACTTGCAGTGGATAACTCAAATCCCTTTAGTAACTCAGGGTTACATTTAAACCAAGCTCAAGATACCAAGGGAACGCCCAGGGAAGAATCCAGGAGTGACAACATCGTGCCAGGTAGCGTTGCCAGAATTAAAGTCATTGGCGTCGGCGGGGGTGGGGGCAATGCCGTTAACCGCATGATCGCCAGCGACGTGAGTGGGGTTGAATTTTGGACTGTCAACACCGATGCCCAAGCGCTAGCCCAGTCAGCTGCCCCCAAACGCTTGCAAATGGGTCAAAAGTTGACTAGGGGACTCGGTGCGGGTGGCAATCCTGCTATTGGCCAGAAAGCTGCTGAAGAATCCCGCGACGAGATCGCGGCTGCCCTGGAAACTTCAGATTTGGTGTTCATTACCGCTGGGATGGGCGGCGGGACTGGAACGGGCGCAGCACCAATTGTTGCGGAAGTGGCTAAAGAAATGGGAGCGTTGACAGTAGGCGTCGTTACCCGCCCTTTCATGTTTGAAGGACGGAGACGCACTAACCAAGCAGATGAAGGCATTGCCGCTTTACAAAGTCGTGTGGATACGCTGATTATTATCCCTAACGATAAGCTGCTGTCTGTAATTTCAGAAACCACGCCAGTTCAAGAAGCGTTTCGGTTTGCCGATGACATCCTGCGTCAGGGTGTTCAAGGCATTTCTGATATCATCACTATCCCAGGCTTGGTAAATGTGGATTTTGCCGATGTCAGAGCAGTGATGGCAGATGCTGGTTCGGCTTTGATGGGAATTGGTGTTGGCTCTGGGAAATCGAGAGCCAGAGAAGCAGCTGTAGCTGCTATTTCCTCTCCTCTATTAGAATCTTCTATTGAAGGAGCTAGAGGGGTTGTATTTAACATTACTGGTGGCAGCGACCTCACCCTGCACGAAGTCAATGCCGCTGCGGAAACAATATATGAAGTCGTCGATCCCAACGCCAATATTATTTTTGGAGCCGTGATTGATGACAGGATGCAAGGCGAGGTGAGAATCACTGTTATTGCTACTGGCTTTACAGGTGAAGTTCAAGCTACGCCAGCAGCACGAGTAGCTCCGCCTCCCAAGCGACCAACAACGCCACTGCCTCCTCCTCCTCAATCTACAACACCAACACCGCAACCGACTTTTGACCCAAATGAAAGACCGGGGTTGGATATTCCTGAGTTTCTGCGCGGACGACGTACCCCTCGTAGAGAATAG
- a CDS encoding cell division protein FtsQ/DivIB yields the protein MTSFASVSQAELTSRRQKLRRQRQIKSFQAVWRSLALTGLAGSVVWVTTLPGWVIRKPEQIAIEGNKFLGASAIRSMLTLSYPQSLWRMQPQEIAELLESQAPIAHATVTRQLVPPSLTIQVKERQPVAIAQPQSMPNPKTSSRSSQVGLLDRQGVWMPIHSYTALNSSMALPKLKVIGLSELYRPYWPELYQAVSHSPIKVLEIDCQDPANLILKTELGKVHFGAYSSRFAYQLTVLDRMRELPTHLKASQIAYIDLKNPEFPSIQMTKANDTVERRNP from the coding sequence ATGACAAGCTTTGCATCAGTCTCTCAAGCAGAATTGACGAGTCGGCGTCAAAAGTTGCGTCGCCAGCGCCAGATTAAATCTTTTCAGGCGGTTTGGCGAAGTTTAGCTCTTACGGGGTTAGCAGGTAGCGTAGTCTGGGTGACAACTTTACCCGGCTGGGTGATCCGCAAACCAGAGCAAATTGCCATTGAGGGCAATAAGTTTTTAGGAGCATCAGCCATTAGGTCGATGCTTACCCTCTCTTATCCACAGTCTTTATGGCGGATGCAACCGCAAGAAATTGCTGAATTGCTGGAGTCTCAAGCTCCGATTGCCCATGCTACAGTTACCCGCCAACTCGTACCTCCGAGCTTGACAATACAAGTGAAAGAGCGACAGCCAGTGGCGATCGCTCAGCCCCAAAGTATGCCCAACCCTAAAACTTCATCTCGTTCCTCGCAAGTGGGACTATTAGATCGCCAGGGTGTATGGATGCCAATACATAGCTACACCGCTCTAAATAGTTCTATGGCATTGCCGAAACTAAAAGTTATTGGCTTGAGCGAACTATATCGCCCCTATTGGCCTGAACTTTATCAGGCGGTGAGCCACAGTCCCATCAAAGTTTTAGAGATTGATTGCCAAGATCCAGCCAATTTAATTCTCAAAACCGAGCTGGGAAAGGTACATTTTGGTGCTTACAGTTCACGATTTGCTTATCAACTCACCGTTCTCGATAGAATGCGAGAATTGCCAACCCATCTAAAAGCCAGCCAAATTGCGTATATCGACCTTAAAAACCCAGAGTTCCCTTCAATTCAAATGACAAAAGCCAATGATACAGTAGAACGGCGCAATCCTTAA
- a CDS encoding P-loop NTPase fold protein, producing MKLHLPSFFKACNPSKTLIFGNPEDRQYYIDFSDVRGGKIIEALGRTIVRISPDEPTCQLFTGHIGCGKSTELQRLKAQLEQEKFHVVYFESSQDLDMADVDISDILLAIAKSVSESLEAIGIILKPTYFNNLFKEVKDFLQTPIELSGEAQLSVGIGKITAKTKESPKLRDHLRQILEPRTEGVLKAINEEILAKAREQLKLRGQKGLVVIIDNLDRVDARPMSGSGRTLPEYLFIDRGEQLRRLNCHLVYTLPLALNFSNEYEALKNRLGGGVAPKVLPMVPIQLRHGGDYPEGMALLRQLVLTRAFPDVEATERLGLLPELFDSIETLDRLCRISGGHVRNLLGLLFNCLQQEDPPFSRSCLESVIKGYRDDLVLGIDEAEWELLFQVVQQQLVKGDKEYQTLLRSMFVFEYRDDKGRWFGINPALAETEKFQSLVVGKPIAPARY from the coding sequence ATGAAACTGCATCTACCTTCCTTTTTCAAAGCGTGTAACCCCAGTAAAACCCTAATTTTCGGTAATCCAGAGGATCGTCAGTACTATATCGATTTTTCTGACGTGCGAGGTGGCAAAATTATCGAGGCTTTAGGGCGAACTATAGTTCGCATTTCACCCGATGAGCCTACCTGTCAGCTATTTACAGGACATATTGGCTGTGGCAAATCCACAGAACTTCAGCGGCTAAAAGCCCAGTTGGAGCAAGAGAAGTTTCATGTGGTTTATTTTGAGTCAAGTCAAGACTTAGATATGGCTGATGTCGATATCAGCGACATTTTGCTCGCGATCGCCAAGTCGGTGAGTGAAAGCTTGGAAGCCATAGGAATTATCCTCAAACCCACCTACTTCAACAACTTATTCAAAGAAGTCAAGGATTTTTTGCAGACACCCATCGAGCTTTCGGGCGAAGCTCAGTTGTCGGTTGGTATCGGCAAAATTACTGCCAAAACAAAAGAAAGCCCCAAACTACGGGATCATCTTCGTCAAATATTAGAACCTCGAACCGAAGGCGTGTTAAAAGCCATTAATGAAGAAATATTGGCAAAAGCACGCGAGCAACTGAAGTTACGCGGTCAAAAAGGTCTTGTAGTGATTATAGATAACCTGGATCGCGTTGATGCTCGACCGATGTCTGGTTCTGGGCGTACTCTCCCCGAGTACCTATTTATCGACCGGGGCGAACAGTTGCGCCGTCTGAACTGCCACCTAGTCTACACTCTCCCGCTGGCGTTAAATTTTTCAAACGAATACGAAGCCCTCAAGAATCGCTTAGGGGGTGGTGTGGCTCCCAAAGTGTTGCCAATGGTGCCGATTCAACTGCGTCATGGGGGTGACTATCCAGAGGGAATGGCTCTGCTGCGACAGCTTGTGCTAACAAGAGCTTTTCCAGATGTGGAGGCGACAGAGAGGCTGGGGTTGCTGCCAGAGCTTTTTGACAGTATAGAAACCCTGGATCGCTTGTGCCGCATTAGTGGCGGTCACGTGCGGAATTTGCTGGGGTTGCTGTTTAACTGCCTGCAACAGGAAGATCCACCCTTCTCTCGCAGCTGTTTGGAGAGCGTAATTAAAGGCTACCGCGACGATCTGGTTTTAGGGATTGATGAGGCTGAATGGGAGTTATTATTCCAGGTCGTGCAACAGCAGCTTGTGAAAGGGGACAAAGAATACCAAACCCTATTACGAAGTATGTTTGTTTTTGAATATCGCGATGATAAAGGCCGATGGTTCGGTATCAACCCAGCTCTTGCAGAAACCGAAAAATTTCAGTCTTTGGTAGTTGGGAAACCAATTGCGCCTGCCCGCTATTAG
- a CDS encoding ABC transporter ATP-binding protein: MANVRLEGITRTFGKVVAIENITFEVPDGQFWVMVGPSGCGKSTIMRTIAGLESATSGNLYIGDVLVNGIPARQRDVAMVFQNYALYPHMTVAENLAFGLRMRRADDTKIRERVETVARSLDISHLLDRKPAQLSGGQQQRVALGRAIARQPKVFLLDEPLSNLDAQLRDDTRAELKQLHQKVGITTIYVTHDQVEAMTLADKIVVLKGGKIQQIGDPQSIYARPANRMVATFLGSPPMNILPVTYTGEMFQLGDRSLACPATIKDKLQPRQGQGFDLGIRGEHIWIDEPQRSRENREEKEENYGELVVEVKVVEPLGRETLVRASLPGLDAFVNFQVDGNWRGRTGDRVSIHLDLDRLFVFDPATGDTLYPLR; encoded by the coding sequence ATGGCAAACGTTCGCTTAGAAGGAATTACGCGCACCTTTGGCAAAGTAGTTGCCATCGAAAACATTACCTTTGAAGTACCAGACGGGCAATTTTGGGTGATGGTAGGGCCATCGGGATGTGGTAAATCTACAATTATGCGGACGATTGCTGGTCTAGAATCGGCAACATCAGGCAATCTTTATATCGGGGATGTTCTAGTTAATGGGATTCCCGCACGTCAGCGAGATGTGGCGATGGTGTTCCAGAATTACGCGCTTTATCCGCATATGACTGTAGCTGAAAATCTGGCTTTTGGTCTGCGGATGAGGCGAGCTGATGATACAAAAATAAGGGAAAGGGTGGAAACTGTTGCGCGATCGCTGGATATTTCCCACTTGCTAGATCGCAAACCCGCTCAGTTATCTGGGGGACAGCAACAGCGGGTAGCATTGGGGAGAGCGATCGCGCGTCAACCAAAAGTTTTTCTACTAGATGAACCGCTATCTAATCTCGATGCCCAGCTTAGGGACGATACGCGGGCAGAATTAAAACAACTACATCAGAAAGTTGGAATTACTACTATCTACGTCACGCACGATCAAGTTGAGGCGATGACGCTAGCAGATAAAATTGTGGTACTCAAGGGGGGAAAAATTCAACAAATTGGCGACCCCCAATCTATTTATGCTCGTCCTGCTAATAGGATGGTTGCCACTTTCTTAGGCAGCCCGCCAATGAATATTTTACCTGTAACTTATACAGGGGAGATGTTCCAGTTAGGCGATCGCTCTTTAGCTTGTCCTGCGACTATTAAAGATAAGTTACAACCAAGGCAGGGCCAAGGTTTTGATTTAGGTATTCGCGGCGAGCATATATGGATTGACGAACCGCAGAGGAGCAGAGAAAACAGAGAAGAAAAGGAAGAAAACTATGGGGAACTGGTTGTTGAGGTTAAGGTTGTAGAACCTTTGGGGAGGGAGACTTTAGTGCGTGCTAGTTTGCCTGGGTTAGATGCGTTCGTTAATTTTCAAGTGGATGGTAATTGGCGGGGAAGAACAGGCGATCGCGTTTCTATTCACCTCGACCTAGATCGGTTGTTTGTCTTCGATCCTGCTACTGGCGATACTTTATATCCGTTAAGGTGA
- a CDS encoding type IV pilin-like G/H family protein: protein MNMAIRVQLLKYLLNKHQHRGFTLIELLVVMLVIGILAALALPSFLNCANTSKKSESKTYVYSLNKGQQAYYTEKEKFSNSIAALGVGIPPRTANYQYSTKSTKTAAFNYGIAKNKGLKSDIGGVFLTPDNNIDSKTGNDNMTIQMTTQTILCEANSADISKISVPSYQNGVMTCGDETRRISP from the coding sequence ATGAACATGGCAATCCGAGTTCAATTATTGAAATATTTATTAAACAAACATCAGCATCGCGGCTTTACCTTAATCGAGCTTCTTGTTGTTATGCTCGTTATTGGGATACTGGCTGCTCTTGCTTTGCCAAGTTTTCTGAATTGTGCAAATACAAGCAAAAAGTCAGAATCCAAAACATATGTATACTCACTAAATAAAGGACAGCAAGCCTACTATACAGAAAAAGAAAAGTTTTCCAATTCCATCGCGGCTTTGGGCGTTGGCATTCCGCCTCGCACTGCAAACTACCAGTATTCAACCAAAAGTACAAAAACTGCTGCCTTTAATTACGGTATTGCTAAAAATAAGGGTCTCAAAAGTGATATTGGGGGCGTGTTCCTAACACCCGATAACAATATAGATTCAAAGACTGGTAACGATAATATGACAATACAGATGACAACACAGACAATTTTATGTGAGGCTAATTCTGCGGATATCAGCAAAATTAGCGTTCCAAGTTATCAAAATGGTGTGATGACCTGCGGTGATGAAACGAGGAGAATTTCACCTTAA
- a CDS encoding type IV pilin-like G/H family protein, producing MLKRENKPKKVEARATPQENISLIGSKAEFTTPLPIGANKKGLFWIGLLAITVSGGVITAIFLPGLLNVSSKCGHREGIRFVEAMNKAQQAYYSEKKELSDSLNKLDGGIKAQTKTHTLAIVPSNDKAVFNYAISRKDKHKSYVGGVFVANPGTGSIATIVCEAASPTSNEFENPTYEKGILACGTGTKELSRR from the coding sequence ATGTTAAAAAGAGAAAATAAACCAAAAAAGGTAGAAGCAAGAGCAACTCCTCAAGAGAATATCTCTCTTATCGGAAGTAAAGCGGAATTTACAACGCCTCTGCCAATAGGTGCTAATAAAAAAGGTTTATTTTGGATTGGTTTGCTAGCTATAACAGTTAGCGGGGGCGTGATTACTGCTATTTTTTTGCCTGGTTTGCTTAACGTATCCAGTAAATGCGGGCACAGGGAAGGGATAAGATTTGTTGAAGCTATGAACAAAGCGCAGCAAGCCTATTACTCAGAAAAAAAAGAACTTTCTGATTCGCTCAACAAATTAGATGGTGGCATTAAAGCACAGACGAAAACTCATACCTTAGCAATTGTTCCTAGTAACGATAAAGCTGTATTTAACTATGCAATATCCCGCAAAGATAAGCATAAAAGCTATGTTGGTGGAGTCTTTGTTGCCAATCCGGGAACTGGAAGTATCGCAACAATTGTATGCGAGGCGGCTTCCCCTACTTCTAACGAATTTGAGAACCCAACATATGAAAAGGGAATTTTAGCCTGCGGTACTGGAACGAAAGAACTTAGCAGGAGGTGA